One genomic segment of Ancylobacter sp. IITR112 includes these proteins:
- a CDS encoding anti-sigma factor domain-containing protein codes for MSGDERDRLASEYVLGLLDAEEMRRCEERLTRDAGLAVQVELWRVRLAELDATAAPVTPDPALWPRIVAGLAVPAPKAAPPAPARPSRLAVWWGSLSLWRGYGLAASAALVLLAFGATHLARQAAQAPMLVAVLLSDQNQPAAVVNAFRDGRTELLALSALKAPEGKSLQVWTLWDRERGPVSVGLLDALRNVELSVAGLPAPAAEQLYEVTLEPEGGSPTGRPTGPILMKGNASRTETGI; via the coding sequence ATGAGCGGCGACGAGCGCGACCGGCTGGCGAGCGAATATGTGCTCGGCCTGCTCGACGCGGAGGAGATGCGGCGCTGCGAGGAGCGGCTGACGCGCGATGCCGGGCTCGCCGTGCAGGTGGAACTGTGGCGGGTGCGCTTGGCCGAGCTCGACGCCACCGCCGCGCCGGTGACGCCCGATCCGGCGCTGTGGCCGCGCATCGTGGCGGGGCTGGCGGTGCCGGCACCGAAGGCGGCGCCCCCGGCGCCCGCCCGACCCTCCCGGCTGGCGGTGTGGTGGGGCAGTCTCAGCCTGTGGCGGGGCTATGGCCTCGCGGCCTCGGCCGCGCTGGTGCTGCTCGCCTTTGGGGCCACGCATCTGGCGCGGCAGGCGGCGCAGGCGCCGATGCTGGTGGCGGTGCTGCTCTCCGACCAGAACCAGCCGGCGGCGGTGGTCAATGCCTTCCGCGACGGGCGCACGGAACTTCTGGCGCTGAGCGCGCTCAAGGCGCCGGAGGGCAAGTCGCTGCAGGTGTGGACGCTGTGGGACCGCGAACGCGGGCCCGTCTCCGTCGGCCTCCTCGACGCGCTGCGCAATGTGGAACTGAGCGTCGCGGGCCTGCCCGCCCCGGCGGCGGAGCAGCTCTATGAGGTGACGCTGGAACCCGAAGGCGGCTCGCCCACCGGGCGCCCGACCGGCCCGATCCTGATGAAGGGCAATGCCAGCCGGACCGAAACCGGCATCTAA
- a CDS encoding sigma-70 family RNA polymerase sigma factor → MTTLLPTREGAADDDLAEALRGCARGDRAGLQLLYDRLAPRMTGVALRMLRRRDLADEVVHDTFLRIWEKADSFDPARGRPTSWAFAILRNTALNALRGEGRMESVGDFTAIEPASEAADAEALVMALSETSALRRCLDRLEPLRRRAILLAYMRGLTHGELAGRLGVPLGTAKAWIRRSLLTLRECMT, encoded by the coding sequence ATGACGACCCTGCTGCCCACGCGTGAGGGCGCCGCCGATGACGACCTCGCCGAGGCGCTGCGCGGCTGCGCGCGCGGCGACCGCGCCGGGCTGCAGCTTCTTTATGACCGGCTGGCGCCACGGATGACCGGCGTCGCGCTGCGCATGCTGCGCCGGCGCGATCTCGCCGACGAAGTGGTGCACGACACCTTTCTGCGCATCTGGGAAAAGGCCGACAGCTTCGACCCCGCACGCGGCCGCCCCACCTCCTGGGCCTTCGCCATCCTGCGCAACACCGCTCTCAACGCGCTGCGCGGCGAGGGGCGGATGGAATCGGTCGGCGATTTCACCGCGATCGAGCCGGCCAGCGAGGCCGCCGACGCGGAAGCGCTGGTCATGGCGCTGTCCGAGACCAGCGCGCTGCGCCGCTGCCTCGACCGGCTGGAGCCGCTGCGGCGCCGCGCGATCCTGCTGGCCTATATGCGCGGGCTGACCCATGGCGAACTGGCGGGACGGCTCGGCGTGCCGCTCGGCACCGCCAAGGCGTGGATCCGCCGCAGCCTGCTCACCCTGCGGGAGTGCATGACATGA
- a CDS encoding DUF4394 domain-containing protein, protein MKSSMIALTFSAFTFTGLALATSGAQAQSVAALLDGNRIAVVDVKAAKVGTPVKVAGDGTLVGIDVRPADGLLYGLFADGTVVTIDPMSGKAMARSKLSTMLPAGSMATVDFNPVADRLRVIGSDGTNLRANVDDGKVTTDGVLKYAEGDMHKGKTSKVVAGAYTNSVKGAKETALYDIDAAAGTLVKQAPPNDGVLNSIGKLGVSGDSFAFDIVTTSAGANEGWLMAGDTLYSVDLATGKATAVGKIAGVAGKVHDIAILPAM, encoded by the coding sequence ATGAAAAGCTCGATGATCGCCCTCACCTTCAGCGCGTTCACCTTCACCGGCCTCGCCCTTGCCACCAGCGGCGCGCAGGCGCAGTCCGTTGCCGCCCTGCTCGACGGCAACAGGATCGCTGTCGTGGATGTGAAAGCCGCCAAGGTCGGCACGCCGGTGAAGGTCGCCGGCGACGGCACGCTCGTCGGCATTGATGTGCGCCCGGCCGACGGCCTGCTCTACGGCCTGTTCGCCGATGGCACCGTCGTCACCATCGACCCGATGAGCGGCAAGGCGATGGCGAGGTCGAAGCTCTCCACCATGCTCCCGGCCGGCTCCATGGCCACCGTCGATTTCAACCCCGTGGCCGACCGGCTGCGCGTCATCGGCAGCGATGGCACCAATCTGCGGGCCAATGTCGACGACGGCAAGGTGACGACGGATGGCGTGCTGAAATACGCCGAGGGCGACATGCACAAGGGCAAGACTTCGAAGGTGGTCGCCGGCGCCTACACCAATTCGGTGAAGGGCGCGAAGGAGACCGCGCTCTACGATATCGACGCCGCCGCCGGCACCCTGGTCAAGCAGGCGCCGCCCAATGACGGCGTGCTCAATTCCATCGGCAAGCTCGGCGTGTCCGGCGACAGCTTCGCCTTCGACATCGTCACCACCTCGGCCGGCGCCAATGAGGGCTGGCTGATGGCGGGCGACACGCTTTATTCGGTCGATCTCGCCACCGGCAAGGCCACCGCGGTGGGCAAGATCGCCGGGGTCGCGGGCAAGGTGCACGACATCGCCATCCTGCCGGCGATGTGA
- a CDS encoding SRPBCC family protein → MLDSTATPLKTLLRRRKPGYSLEAPFYTSPEIFAADLDIIFSHHWLFVGVDPDIPEPGDAMTLNIGQTNIVLVRDDDGEVRAFHNVCRHRGAPIVHDYKTTVGNLVCRYHSWTYGLDGKLLAASHMGEGFDASCHGLKPVHVRSLEGLLFICLADEPPADFEVMAAKMAPYLAPHDLKNAKVAFEKDIIEPGNWKLTMENNRECYHCAGNHPELTVPLFAYGFGFAPEELDEHERKEAEDYDKLLKDSHKEWESCGFPSTLMEHLDDMATGFRTERLPLAGSGESHTHSTEAACKKLLGKINDPKHGALHFWTQPNSWHHFMSDHAVVFSVLPLDAERSLLRTKWLVHKDAVEGVDYTIENLTSVWDATNDQDSELVGYCQTGARSPAYEPGPYSPHTEMLVDKFCNWYVNRMSEHLGR, encoded by the coding sequence ATGCTCGATTCCACCGCCACCCCGCTCAAGACGCTGCTGCGCCGCCGCAAGCCGGGCTACAGCCTGGAGGCGCCGTTCTACACCAGCCCCGAGATCTTCGCCGCCGACCTCGACATCATCTTCAGCCATCACTGGCTGTTCGTCGGCGTCGACCCCGACATTCCCGAGCCGGGCGACGCCATGACGCTGAATATCGGCCAGACCAACATCGTGCTGGTGCGCGACGATGACGGCGAGGTGCGCGCCTTCCACAATGTCTGCCGCCACCGCGGCGCGCCCATCGTCCATGACTACAAGACCACGGTGGGCAATCTCGTCTGCCGCTACCATTCCTGGACCTATGGTCTCGACGGCAAGCTGCTCGCCGCCTCGCATATGGGCGAGGGTTTCGACGCCTCCTGCCATGGCCTGAAGCCGGTGCATGTGCGCTCGCTGGAAGGGCTGCTCTTCATCTGCCTCGCCGACGAGCCGCCGGCGGATTTCGAGGTGATGGCGGCGAAGATGGCGCCCTATCTCGCCCCGCACGACCTGAAGAACGCCAAGGTCGCCTTCGAGAAGGACATCATCGAGCCCGGCAACTGGAAGCTCACCATGGAGAACAACCGCGAGTGCTATCACTGCGCGGGCAACCATCCCGAGCTGACCGTGCCGCTCTTCGCCTATGGCTTCGGCTTCGCGCCGGAAGAACTCGACGAGCACGAACGCAAGGAGGCCGAGGATTACGACAAGCTGCTGAAAGACAGCCATAAGGAATGGGAAAGCTGCGGCTTCCCCTCCACGCTGATGGAGCATCTTGACGACATGGCCACCGGCTTCCGCACCGAGCGCCTGCCGCTCGCCGGATCGGGCGAAAGCCACACCCACAGCACCGAAGCCGCGTGCAAGAAGCTGCTCGGCAAGATCAACGACCCCAAGCACGGGGCGCTGCATTTCTGGACCCAGCCCAATAGCTGGCACCACTTCATGTCCGACCACGCCGTGGTGTTCTCGGTGCTGCCGCTCGACGCCGAGCGCTCGCTGCTGCGCACCAAATGGCTGGTGCACAAGGACGCGGTCGAGGGCGTCGACTACACGATCGAGAATCTCACCAGCGTGTGGGACGCCACCAACGACCAGGATTCGGAACTGGTCGGCTATTGCCAGACCGGCGCCCGCAGCCCGGCCTATGAGCCCGGCCCCTACTCGCCGCACACCGAGATGCTCGTCGACAAGTTCTGCAACTGGTACGTCAACCGGATGAGCGAACATCTGGGGCGGTAA
- a CDS encoding 2Fe-2S iron-sulfur cluster-binding protein: protein MDAAPTPAVSPEPAAPRLAFPLPAWNPEGDDALTVLAIREETADVKTFVLAPQEPCLFHYRPGQFLTLELTIDGETINRCYTIASAPTRPHTLAITVKRVPGGPVSNWLHDHVRVGSSLRAVGPMGEFSCFLQGTPAPAPKYLFLSGGSGITPLMSMARTFHDLAVPRDIVFVHAARSPADIIFRDELELMARNQPGAFRFAPICEADSPFAPWHGLRGRVSLGVLEHVAPDFREREVFVCGPAPFMKAVRELLKGAGFDMARHHEESFDFAELAKAEPEVAAEVVSAELLQAVPEALIAPIVTYTVEFAKQKRSIECRSDMFVLDAARRAGVRLPSSCSKGLCGTCKSKLIEGTVEMKHGGGIRQREIDAGMALLCCSKPTSNLVVDR from the coding sequence ATGGACGCCGCGCCCACCCCCGCCGTCTCGCCCGAACCCGCCGCGCCGCGTCTGGCCTTTCCGCTGCCGGCGTGGAACCCGGAAGGCGACGACGCCCTCACCGTGCTCGCCATCCGCGAGGAAACGGCGGATGTGAAAACCTTCGTGCTGGCGCCGCAGGAACCGTGCCTGTTTCATTACCGGCCCGGCCAGTTCCTCACGCTGGAACTCACCATTGACGGCGAGACCATCAATCGCTGCTACACCATCGCCTCCGCCCCCACCCGCCCGCACACGCTGGCCATCACGGTGAAGCGCGTGCCCGGCGGGCCGGTGTCGAACTGGCTGCATGATCATGTCCGCGTCGGCTCCAGCCTGCGCGCGGTCGGCCCGATGGGCGAGTTCTCCTGCTTCCTGCAGGGCACGCCCGCCCCGGCGCCGAAATATCTGTTCCTGTCCGGCGGCAGCGGCATCACCCCGCTCATGTCGATGGCCCGCACCTTCCACGATCTCGCCGTGCCGCGCGACATCGTCTTCGTCCACGCCGCCCGCTCGCCGGCCGACATCATCTTCCGCGACGAGCTGGAACTGATGGCACGCAACCAGCCGGGCGCCTTCCGCTTCGCCCCGATCTGCGAGGCCGACAGCCCGTTCGCCCCGTGGCACGGCCTGCGCGGCCGGGTGAGCCTTGGCGTGCTTGAACATGTCGCACCCGATTTTCGCGAACGCGAAGTCTTCGTCTGCGGCCCGGCGCCGTTCATGAAGGCGGTACGGGAGCTGTTGAAGGGCGCCGGCTTCGACATGGCCCGCCATCATGAAGAGAGCTTCGATTTCGCCGAACTGGCGAAGGCCGAGCCCGAGGTGGCGGCGGAGGTGGTCTCCGCCGAATTGCTGCAGGCGGTGCCGGAGGCGCTGATCGCGCCGATCGTCACCTACACCGTGGAATTCGCCAAGCAGAAGCGCAGCATCGAGTGCCGCTCGGACATGTTCGTGCTGGACGCCGCCCGCCGCGCCGGGGTGCGCCTGCCCTCCTCCTGCTCGAAGGGGCTGTGCGGCACCTGCAAGTCGAAGCTCATCGAGGGCACGGTGGAGATGAAGCATGGCGGCGGCATCCGCCAGCGCGAGATCGACGCCGGCATGGCGCTGCTGTGCTGTTCCAAGCCGACCAGCAATCTGGTGGTGGACCGCTGA
- a CDS encoding GlxA family transcriptional regulator — translation MLDTASLTRIGFLTLPNHSMIACANALEALRMANYVAEGELYSWRIVTPDGRPATASNGLTLSPTVALADAGPLDLLLVCGGIDVRHAATPAIADALRRLARRGVALGALCTGSFVLAEAGLLDFYRCVVHWENLPALREEFPRIDFAEEAFVIDRDRLTCTGGIAPLEMMLTLIEAKAGRALADKVSEQFIVDRAPRRVEKVPARPRPLLPDPTLARAVRLMEGAIEQPLGVSGIANRLGVSARQLERLFQRHLGVTPAAYQLRLRLERARELLRLSPLPVTDVGLACGFQSAAHFSTAYARHFGRPPSRERRGAAPPAPARA, via the coding sequence GTGCTCGACACCGCCTCGCTGACCCGCATCGGCTTTCTCACTTTGCCGAACCATTCGATGATCGCCTGCGCCAATGCGCTGGAAGCGCTGCGCATGGCCAATTATGTCGCCGAGGGCGAGCTTTACTCCTGGCGCATCGTCACACCGGATGGCCGGCCGGCCACCGCCAGCAACGGCCTCACCCTCTCGCCCACGGTGGCGCTGGCGGATGCCGGCCCGCTCGACCTTTTGCTGGTGTGCGGCGGCATTGATGTGCGCCACGCCGCCACCCCGGCCATCGCCGATGCGCTGCGCCGGCTCGCCCGGCGCGGCGTCGCGCTCGGCGCCCTGTGCACCGGCAGCTTCGTGCTGGCCGAGGCGGGGCTGCTCGATTTCTACCGCTGCGTCGTGCACTGGGAGAACCTGCCGGCGCTGCGCGAGGAATTTCCCCGCATCGACTTCGCCGAAGAGGCGTTCGTCATCGACCGCGACCGGCTCACCTGCACCGGCGGCATCGCCCCGCTGGAAATGATGCTGACCCTGATCGAGGCGAAGGCCGGCCGGGCGCTGGCCGACAAGGTGTCGGAACAGTTCATCGTCGACCGCGCCCCGCGCCGGGTGGAAAAGGTGCCGGCCCGGCCGCGCCCGCTGCTGCCCGACCCGACGCTCGCCCGCGCGGTGCGGCTGATGGAAGGGGCGATCGAGCAGCCGCTCGGCGTCTCCGGCATCGCCAACCGGCTCGGCGTTTCCGCCCGCCAGTTGGAGCGGCTGTTCCAGCGCCATCTCGGCGTCACCCCAGCGGCCTACCAGTTGCGGCTGCGGCTGGAGCGGGCGCGCGAATTGCTGCGCCTGTCGCCGCTGCCGGTCACCGATGTCGGGCTGGCCTGCGGCTTCCAGTCGGCGGCGCATTTCTCCACCGCCTATGCCCGCCATTTCGGCCGCCCGCCCAGCCGCGAGCGGCGCGGCGCCGCCCCGCCGGCCCCGGCGCGGGCCTGA
- a CDS encoding YoaK family protein — MNAPVNPSAYRRLAARYSDLTAGMLAPERTPLADAWLGLPMTFVAGATNAGGLLAVGQYTSHMSGIISSAADHAVLGALDLVLGGAGALIAFVLGAATSAVLVNWGRLHVAGREYSLPLTLEALLLLAFALIGPFTRQSGLMLGLAVAVLCFIMGLQNATVTKMSGAKIRTTHMTGIVTDIGIELGKLFYSNRRRRGTGLPLVLADREKLRLLAYFLAAFFVGGVVGAVGFNQVGFVFAVPLALLVFALAGPSALRILLR; from the coding sequence ATGAACGCGCCTGTGAACCCGTCCGCCTATCGCCGCCTCGCCGCCCGCTACAGCGACCTCACCGCGGGCATGCTGGCGCCCGAGCGCACCCCGCTGGCCGATGCCTGGCTCGGCCTGCCCATGACCTTCGTCGCCGGCGCCACCAATGCCGGCGGGCTCTTGGCCGTGGGGCAGTACACCTCGCACATGTCGGGCATCATCTCCTCGGCCGCCGACCATGCGGTGCTGGGCGCGCTGGACCTCGTGCTCGGCGGCGCGGGGGCGCTCATCGCCTTCGTGCTCGGCGCCGCCACCTCGGCGGTGCTGGTGAACTGGGGCCGGCTGCATGTCGCCGGGCGGGAATATTCCCTGCCGCTGACGCTGGAGGCGCTGCTGCTGCTCGCCTTCGCGCTGATCGGCCCGTTCACGCGGCAATCCGGCCTCATGCTCGGCCTCGCCGTGGCGGTGCTGTGCTTCATCATGGGGCTGCAGAACGCCACCGTGACCAAGATGTCGGGGGCGAAGATTCGCACCACCCACATGACCGGCATCGTCACCGATATCGGCATCGAGCTGGGAAAACTGTTCTATTCCAACCGGCGCCGGCGCGGCACCGGCCTGCCGCTGGTGCTGGCGGACCGGGAAAAGCTCAGGCTGCTCGCCTATTTCCTCGCCGCCTTCTTCGTCGGCGGCGTGGTCGGCGCGGTGGGCTTCAACCAGGTCGGCTTCGTCTTCGCCGTGCCGCTGGCGCTGCTGGTGTTCGCGCTCGCCGGCCCCTCGGCGCTGCGCATCCTGCTGCGCTGA
- a CDS encoding FAD-dependent oxidoreductase translates to MIANAEALLKPLTIKGLTIRNRVMSTSHAPGYGKDGKPQERYQLYHMEKARGGIGLTMFGGSSSVAIDSPAAPWNQISVTDDSVIPYFQQFAERVHAHGAKLMIQLTHMGRRTKWDTENWLPTISASVRREPASRTVPRAMDKHDIRRVVKAFADAARRCKEGGLDGCEISAAHGHLVDQFWSPSVNQRTDEYGGSLENRMRFGKEVLTAMREATGDDYVIGIRMSGDEMIADGLSHEDCVAIASEYAKLGLVDFLNIVGGQARDEMSHAVSLPNMSFPVAPFLYLPSAIKREVEVPIFHAQRVTDLATGARAVAEGHVDMIAMTRAHIADPHLVKKLMEGRDDDIRQCVGAGYCIDRIYVGGDALCLQNAATGREATMPHVIPKAEVTRKVVVVGAGPAGLEAARVCAERGHKVVLFEKEPVVGGQINIAAKATWREALSGIPRWLYAQVQKKGVDIRLGRAATPEDIAAEAPDVVIMATGGLPNLGHAKGHEHAVSTWDILTGRVEPTGSVLLFDEIGGHNAASTAEVLAKKGCLVEMVTHDVQIAQEIGTTNKPVHLRELYKLGVVMTPNTELIEIYPEGNRLIAALRNTMTDAEEERVIDRVVVDYGTLPVDGLFEALRGASINDGETDLDALISGRAPRWTGQPGFALYRVGDAWTGRNIHAALYDSLRLCKDL, encoded by the coding sequence ATGATCGCCAATGCCGAGGCACTTCTCAAACCCTTGACCATCAAGGGCCTCACCATCCGCAACCGGGTGATGTCGACCTCGCACGCGCCCGGCTACGGCAAGGACGGCAAGCCGCAGGAGCGCTATCAGCTCTACCACATGGAAAAGGCCAGAGGCGGCATCGGGCTGACCATGTTCGGCGGCTCCTCCTCGGTGGCGATCGACAGCCCGGCGGCGCCGTGGAACCAGATTTCCGTCACCGACGACAGCGTCATCCCCTATTTCCAGCAATTCGCCGAGCGGGTGCACGCCCACGGCGCCAAGCTGATGATCCAGCTCACCCATATGGGCCGACGCACCAAATGGGACACCGAGAACTGGCTGCCGACCATCTCCGCCTCGGTGCGGCGCGAGCCGGCCTCGCGCACCGTGCCGCGCGCCATGGACAAGCACGACATTCGCCGCGTGGTCAAAGCCTTCGCCGACGCCGCCCGCCGCTGCAAGGAGGGCGGGCTGGACGGCTGCGAGATTTCCGCCGCCCATGGCCATCTCGTCGACCAGTTCTGGAGCCCCTCGGTCAACCAGCGCACGGACGAATATGGCGGAAGCCTGGAAAACCGCATGCGCTTCGGCAAGGAAGTGCTCACCGCCATGCGCGAGGCCACCGGCGATGATTATGTCATCGGCATCCGCATGTCCGGCGACGAGATGATCGCCGACGGCCTCAGCCATGAGGACTGCGTCGCCATCGCCTCGGAATATGCGAAGCTCGGCCTTGTCGACTTCCTCAACATCGTCGGCGGCCAGGCGCGGGACGAGATGTCCCACGCCGTCTCGCTGCCCAACATGTCCTTCCCCGTCGCGCCCTTCCTCTATCTGCCGAGCGCGATCAAGCGCGAGGTGGAGGTGCCGATCTTCCACGCCCAGCGCGTCACCGATCTCGCCACCGGCGCCCGCGCCGTCGCCGAGGGCCATGTCGACATGATCGCCATGACCCGCGCCCACATCGCCGATCCGCATCTCGTCAAGAAGCTGATGGAAGGCCGCGACGACGACATCCGCCAATGTGTCGGCGCCGGCTACTGCATCGACCGCATCTATGTCGGCGGCGACGCGCTCTGCCTGCAGAACGCGGCGACGGGGCGCGAGGCCACCATGCCGCACGTCATCCCCAAGGCGGAGGTGACGCGCAAGGTGGTGGTGGTCGGCGCCGGCCCGGCCGGGCTGGAAGCCGCCCGCGTCTGCGCCGAGCGCGGCCACAAGGTGGTGCTGTTCGAGAAGGAGCCGGTAGTCGGCGGCCAGATCAACATCGCCGCCAAGGCCACCTGGCGCGAGGCGCTGTCCGGCATTCCGCGTTGGCTTTATGCGCAGGTGCAGAAGAAGGGCGTCGATATCCGCCTCGGCCGCGCCGCCACGCCGGAAGACATCGCCGCCGAGGCGCCGGATGTCGTCATCATGGCGACCGGCGGCCTGCCCAATCTCGGCCATGCCAAGGGGCACGAGCACGCCGTCTCCACCTGGGACATCCTCACCGGCCGCGTCGAGCCCACCGGCTCGGTGCTGCTGTTCGACGAGATCGGCGGCCACAACGCCGCCTCCACCGCGGAGGTGCTGGCGAAAAAGGGCTGCCTCGTCGAGATGGTGACGCATGACGTGCAGATCGCGCAGGAGATCGGCACCACCAACAAGCCGGTGCATCTGCGCGAGCTGTACAAGCTCGGCGTGGTGATGACGCCGAACACCGAGCTGATCGAGATCTACCCCGAAGGCAACCGCCTCATCGCCGCTTTGCGCAACACCATGACCGATGCGGAGGAGGAGCGCGTCATCGACCGCGTGGTGGTCGATTACGGCACGCTGCCCGTGGACGGCCTGTTCGAGGCGCTGCGCGGGGCGTCCATCAATGATGGCGAGACCGATCTCGACGCGCTCATTTCCGGCCGCGCCCCGCGCTGGACCGGCCAGCCCGGCTTCGCGCTCTACCGCGTCGGCGACGCCTGGACCGGGCGCAACATCCACGCCGCGCTCTATGATTCGCTCCGGCTCTGCAAGGATCTGTGA